Part of the Zea mays cultivar B73 chromosome 4, Zm-B73-REFERENCE-NAM-5.0, whole genome shotgun sequence genome is shown below.
TTGTAATGGAGACGCCGACAGCCCGACACAGCACATCGCAGAGGTGTCTCCTTTCTCCCCTGTTGTTGTTGATCCAAAAAGCCACCTCCCCCCAACCCAATCCCGTCGTCACTCTCTCACTCCACTGCCTCCGGAACACCCTAGCAATGGAGCCCAACTCCAGCATCCCTCCCCCGGTGATGGGCGCGGCGGTGGCGTACCCTCCGGCGGCCGGCGCCGCGTACTCCGCCGGGCCGTACGCGCACGCGCACGCGGCGTTGGGCGCGCTGTACCCGCCTCCCCCGGCGCCGGGTCCCCCCTCCTCGCaccagggcggcgcggcggcggcgcagctgcagctgttctggGCGGAGCAGTACCGCGAGATCGAGGCGACGACGGACTTCAAGAACCACAACCTGCCGCTGgcccgcatcaagaagatcatgaaGGCGGACGAGGACGTGCGCATGATCGCCGCCGAGGCGCCGGTGGTGTTCGCCCGCGCCTGCGAGATGTTCATCCTGGAGCTGACCCACCGCGGCTGGGCGCACGCGGAGGAGAACAAGCGGCGCACGCTGCAGAAGTCGGACATCGCGGCCGCCGTGGCGCGCACCGAGGTCTTCGACTTCCTCGTGGACATCGTGCCGCGGGACGAGCCCAGGGACGCcgaccccgccgccgccgccatgggGGCAGCAGCGCCCGGGATCCCGCAGCACCCCGCCGCCGCCGACCCCACCACCATGGGCTACTACTACGTCCAGCCGCAGTAACCGATCTGCCCTGTTGGTATTGGTACCCACGTTCTTGTTGTTGTTGCCCTTGCCAACCAATAACTCTTAAGATGGCGTTCCATCGCCGCATCTCGTTTCTGGTTTCGTAATCAAGAGGGAGGCTTGTGTGATGGTCATGGCTCATGCCATGCTTAACAGAGTGTAAGGGGGTTTGCCTGTGGACTGTCGTAACTGGAGTATTAATCAGTGTATTACTACTTACCCTGTCCATGCAACTCCCAACTGCCTGTCTTGTTACTTTGTCATGAACCTATCTGTATAATGTCATGCTGTTCTTTAGATCTCTGGTAGGATAGAGAAGCAGTGATCTCAGGCTTGTTGGTGTCGCGCGCAAATTTGATCCATTttctatgtgtgtgtgtgtgtgtttttccCCACTGGTGTGTAATCATGCTCCTCCTTGGAATAGTTTCAGGGACCTAATTATGTCTGCTAAATTTCCAGAACATGAATGCGTTTGTCGCCAAAATTCCAGATTATGGCTGTATATCCTGTTTTCTCGTTGAGGCCACTGTTGGAATAGTTTGCGAGATTATGGATGTGTATCCTGATTCATCTAGACTAGGAATAGATTCATCCAGATTATGATTTCAGTGCTGCTGCATGCAGTGGCGGCTATGCCAAGATCCGGAACTTGCGTTTTGCTATGCAAAGCTCTTCCACACATTCTTTGTGACCATTGATTGATGTGtgcatgcttggttttctccaagTTAGGCTTTGTTCGTTTACATCAATCCCGCTCTGGATTAGCatggattggaattaaatccatGCCTCAATCCATGCCCTAAAATAATCCAGGACTACTTAATtttttttattcggttaaacccATCATGGAATATAACCCAAAGGTTTGAgaattttttaaactatggaagacatggattctatccatagcctattaggtatggaacaaattcaTGAGATATTGTACAAGTTTACATTagaatccatggatcaaaagaataactaACTTTGAAAGTCATATGGATTTGTTgatggatttaatcccaccatgggATTGGGTGTGCGATATGAATTCATCCAATCCATACCCGGATTAAATCCATGGTGGGATTATATCCCATGTAACCGAACAAGTCCATAGTTGTTGTAGCTCCGCTCCGCGTTTCTTGGGGCGAAATGGTGGCCTGGCCCTGGCCTGTGTGAGCAAACGACTAGTGGCCTGTCTGAAAATAATGAATGAGAATGACTAGTGGCATTTGGGAAATGGTTTCTTGCGGTTGCGTGCCCAGTGCAGTGTAGCCGCTTCTTGTCAAGGCAAGGCATTTTTAACTTGTTGAGCATCTTAAGCTAAAATAATGGATGCAAATTTCTTTCAGCTCCTGCTTTACGGAGTAGTCACGATTAGCACTTGCATCGGACAGTTACCATGGCACCCCTCGCTTTCAGATCTGAAACCAATTGAGCTGCCAAAATTCGTGTTATTACAGGAATACATTGGAATCTGAAGGATGACAGGAACAACACAGAAGAAGCGCTTCCTTGCCGAGCTCTTCCGTACACAGTTCTGAGAGACAATTGGAGCCAATAACAAGATATATCACCGGTCCGTTAGTGAGTTCAGTACAGAGAAGAGAACCAGTGGACCTTTGCGTTGGTGCCAGCCTCTCCCAGTCCCATCCCATCTTCAGATAGATAGGCATCCCACCCACTTGATGTCTTAATAGAGTATTTGATTTGAGAAATCACTCTATCCAAATTAAAGTGGTGCATCATGGGTTTATTTCTTAGatttggtgggatgactccaTTCCTCATATTAATAATAagtaactatgaggaatgagatGGTGATATATCAACTCATTTTATTCCACAAatcaaacaaaaatagtgaggagtgagaaaATGATGTACtaactcattcctcaaaccaaacacacaatAACAATTGTAGGAATCCTCTGTTTCTTGACTCTCACATCTATCTAATCATCCGATGTGGCAGTAGGGAAGGATGTAGACGACGACCAGCACTAACAACACCGGAGCCATCTTACTTGTCGTCGTGTGGAGAGGGAAGGCGCATCCATTCCAAACCTTGTCGGCGTCGGATGCGGCGTAGTAGTGATCTGAGGGGGTGTTtgttacaccccgctaaaatttagtccctgtcccatcgaatgtttgaaccttcgttccgggtattaaatatagtcggattataaaactaatttgtcagtcgaagattaaaagacgagacgaatctagtccagttgattgggtctatatttcatactcctatttaaaagtcaaacgcttgatgtgatccgagctaaactttagcaggagcaaccaaacaccaCTGAATCTGATTCCATGGCTCCCTACGCCTCCGCCTCCGTGCGAGTGGCCACGACGTGAACAGTGCCCGTGCTCATCATGTCGATCTGGCCGTCTCGCGCGCATTTATTACTCCGGCGGCCGGCCGTGGCACGTCAAACTAACGATCGGGTCGATGAGACGGCGGGGACGAATGCTGGcggcgttgcatccgccggaggacaTGGACTCATGGTAGCAGACTAGCAGCCTAGCAGCTAGGCAGGGCCGCGTATCAGGCGGGGCCCGCGCCACCAGCTCGTTGCACGTACGTCCCTGTCCGGCACGGCAACGGCGGCTAGCGGCATTTATTACGCCTCcgacccgccgccgccgccgcagcgcAGCGCAGCGCAGCGCAGCAGAGCGGAGCGGAGGCGGAGCAGTGCGCGGCACGGGATTAAAAAGCGTCGATACGCATCGCATCGCATCGCGTAATAAATGCATGTCATCCTCTGCGTCCATTACTACTAGTACTGTGCTGGAGTACTACGAACGACGACGACGGATTACGATCGTGGACCAATTACGACCCCCTCCCTatatcatcgtcatcatcatttATTACTGCTAGATCCCCCCGCCTCGGTGGACGGAGTGGGTGGGCCGGGAACGACAGCACGCGCGCGGGTCTTTTTTTTCTTTCTGCCAGTGCCACTGTGCCAGGCCACGCAGACGCAGAGCAGAGCACTAGGTAGGCCGGGCGATGACGACGAGCTAGCGCCGGCAAAGGGGCGTCACGAGGCAGCCTGGCGACGCGTCGCATCGAGAGGATGCCATGCCGTCTCTCGTCTGCCCGAGGCCCGGACCAGGCAACTGCCAAGCTCCGGAGTCATGGCATGCCAATGGGATTAATTGGATTGCACATCGACCTCTGGTCTGCTCTGGCCATTGCCATGCCACTAGCACTATGCCATGCATATGGAGAGAGAAAGATAGAGAGGGGGTTCCCTTGGCCCTATTATGCATGCGCTTGTCTTTTACGACGCCGTGCCAGAAGAAagatgattcaaaagatataagGCGGTGGTGCGCGCTTGTCTTGCTTGGACCGGCCGGGTTTACGCTAGCTCCATGTGCAGTGCAGTGCTGGCCGCTGGGCGCCCGAGTACCCGTCCCATGCTAGATGCCTAGATTGCTAATGCCACCGCCACGCCATGCAAAGATGAGCCCgtggtggcggcggct
Proteins encoded:
- the LOC100277570 gene encoding Nuclear transcription factor Y subunit C-6, with the translated sequence MEPNSSIPPPVMGAAVAYPPAAGAAYSAGPYAHAHAALGALYPPPPAPGPPSSHQGGAAAAQLQLFWAEQYREIEATTDFKNHNLPLARIKKIMKADEDVRMIAAEAPVVFARACEMFILELTHRGWAHAEENKRRTLQKSDIAAAVARTEVFDFLVDIVPRDEPRDADPAAAAMGAAAPGIPQHPAAADPTTMGYYYVQPQ